One segment of Oreochromis niloticus isolate F11D_XX linkage group LG8, O_niloticus_UMD_NMBU, whole genome shotgun sequence DNA contains the following:
- the gdf10b gene encoding growth/differentiation factor 10 encodes MENRIFYTLCLLAVLESSWSHFQSEGQERAVRQGAEVSPAAEQRVFAQESVNRDMVTINMFKVYEKYSKEPQSQKEGNTVRSFKAVPRVSQGRDVFQFNLSSIQNSELILSASFHFFYKRPRHHQRPAWRFRTPRLPSGGVQHPDPAHSRLLFYGSSLNSAFLTPLGNVTLSPFKKSSWQTRDVTAVLKHARDVKELVVMVEFDMGFGGARVQQRSPHGQERLSPANLPYILVYADDRAIDEPNSVAMSLQRYGSFPAGDDSSVSTSASRIRRELHLQIQTNNIPEAHFNNLKNHELWQSTYFPAKAKTVVKTGRKQGLVSSEGLSKAQVLSFDERTMKKARRRQWSEPRVCSRRYLRVDFADIGWSEWVLAPKAFDAYYCAGTCGFPIPKVARPSNHATIQSIVRAVGIVPGVPEPCCVPDKMSPLSVLYLDPSRNMVLKVYPNMSVDTCACR; translated from the exons ATGGAGAACCGGATTTTTTACACGCTGTGTTTACTGGCGGTCCTGGAGTCCAGCTGGAGTCACTTTCAATCTGAAGGTCAGGAAAGAGCCGTGCGTCAAGGTGCCGAAGTCTCTCCGGCTGCAGAGCAGCGCGTCTTTGCGCAAGAAAGCGTGAACCGGGACATGGTCACCATCAACATGTTCAAAGTTTACGAGAAGTACAGTAAAGAGCCGCAGAGCCAGAAGGAAGGAAACACCGTGAGAAGTTTTAAAGCTGTTCCGA GAGTCTCACAGGGCAGAGATGTGTTCCAGTTCAACCTGTCCTCAATCCAAAACTCCGAGCTCATCCTCTCCGcctcttttcacttcttctACAAGAGGCCCCGCCACCACCAGAGACCGGCGTGGCGTTTCCGAACACCTCGCCTCCCGTCTGGAGGCGTCCAACATCCCGACCCTGCTCATTCGCGGCTCCTCTTCTATGGGTCGTCCCTAAACTCGGCTTTTCTGACGCCTCTGGGAAACGTAACTCTGTCTCCTTTCAAGAAAAGCTCTTGGCAAACGCGGGATGTAACTGCAGTGCTGAAACATGCCAGAGATGTCAAAGAGCTTGTGGTCATGGTGGAGTTTGATATGGGATTTGGGGGGGCTCGGGTACAGCAGAGGAGCCCTCATGGCCAAGAACGCCTCTCACCAGCCAACCTGCCATATATCTTGGTGTATGCCGATGATCGAGCTATAGATGAACCAAACAGCGTGGCCATGTCACTTCAGAGGTACGGGTCTTTTCCAGCAGGGGATGACTCATCCGTCTCAACGTCAGCCTCGAGGATTCGGAGGGAGCTTCATCTACAGATCCAAACCAACAACATCCCGGAGGCGCACTTCAATAACCTGAAGAACCACGAACTGTGGCAGAGCACATATTTCCCAGCAAAAGCAAAAACCGTGGTCAAAACGGGAAGAAAGCAGGGCCTGGTAAGCAGCGAGGGCCTGAGCAAGGCACAAGTGCTGAGCTTTGATGAGAGGACGATGAAGAAGGCCAGGAGGAGACAGTGGAGTGAGCCCAGGGTTTGCTCCAGGCGCTACCTCCGGGTAGACTTTGCAGACATTGGCTGGAGCGAGTGGGTGTTGGCGCCAAAGGCGTTTGATGCCTACTACTGCGCCGGGACCTGTGGATTCCCCATACCTAAA GTGGCACGTCCTTCCAATCACGCCACTATCCAGAGCATTGTCAGAGCTGTGGGAATTGTCCCTGGTGTGCCTGAGCCATGTTGTGTTCCAGACAAGATGAGCCCCCTCAGCGTCCTTTACCTGGATCCGAGCAGGAACATGGTGCTAAAGGTTTACCCAAACATGTCTGTGGATACATGCGCCTGCCGGTAG